The DNA sequence ATCACCCTGGCCAGCACGTCCCTGCCCAGCACGTCAGTACCAAAAGGGTGAGAAAAAGAGGGGGCTGCAAGAACATTTTTCAGGTTCGTCTCGAGCGGATTATGCGGAGCAACGAACGGTGCCAGGATCGCGCAAAAAAACATGGGAATAAGGATGATCAGACCCGTCAGTGCGAGTCTATTTCTTGAGATGCTTTGAAGAAGTTCCATACGAAAAGGCGTGGTTGAAAACCTGGGATATGTCCCGGGCGTAAATAAATTTTAGACCGGCCTTAAGGTTCTTATCTATCTGGGCTACGTCGTTTTTGTTCTTCTCCGGGACGATCAGCGTGGTAATGCCGGCTCGCTTCGCTGCGAGCGTCTTTTCTTTGATTCCACCCACCGGAAGTACAACACCGGTGAGCGTTATCTCTCCGGTCATTGCCACATCGGCCCGCATTCGCTTATTCTTGATAATAGAGAGCAATGCGGTCGCCATGGTAACACCTGCTGACGGGCCGTCCTTTGGAATCGCACCCTGGGGCACATGCAGGTGAAAGTCGTGCTGATCAAAAAATTCATCGCTGATGTCGAGCTTTTTTGCATTGCTTCTGATGTAGCTGAGAGCAGCCCGTGCAGATTCCTGCATGACCTCACCAAGACTTCCGGTGAGCGTAAGACCTTTCTTGCCGGGCATCATGGCAGCTTCGATGAAGAGGATGTCCCCCCCAGCCTCGGTCCATGCCAGTCCGGTTACAACACCCGGGCGCGACGCGCGAAGTGCAACTTCAGGAAAAACAGCCTCAGGTCCTAGATACTCGCGCACTTCCTTGACACCGATTCTCTTCTTCGCCTTCTTTGTCTCCAGGCGCTCGACAGCCATCTTGCGGATGACCTTGGCCACCTGCCTCTCCAGCGTGCGCACGCCTGCTTCCCTTGTATAATGATCGATCAGATAGAGGAGCGCGTTCTCTTCAAATTCAATACCGCTTGCATCCAAGCCGTGTTCCTTGAGCTGCCTCGGGATCAGGTACTCCTTTGCTATACGCAGCTTTTCTTCGTTCGTATATCCCGAAAGCCTGATCATCTCCATCCGGTCGCGCAGGGCCGGCTGGATAGTGTCCACAACATTGGCAGTGGTGATGAACGTCACCTTTGAAAGGTCGAAAGGAATCTCCAAGTAGTGGTCGCTGAATGTGGCGTTCTGTTCGGGATCGAGCACTTCGAGCAGGGCGCTCGAAGGGTCGCCCCTGAAATCAGCACCCACTTTATCGACCTCATCCAACATGAATACCGGGTTATTACTGCCGCACCTGCGTATACCCTGGATGATCCTTCCAGGCATCGCCCCTACGTACGTCCTTCTGTGACCGCGTATCTCCGCCTCATCCCTGATCCCGCCGAGCGAGATGCGGATAAATTTCTTTCCCATGGCCCGCGCTATTGATTTCCCTAAAGACGTCTTTCCAACACCCGGTGGGCCCGCAAAGCAAAGCAGCGGCGCTTTTATATCTGGTTTTATCCTGAGTACGGCAAGATACTCGATAATGCGCTCCTTCACGTCTTTGAGATCGTAGTGATCTTCGTCCAGTATTTTGCGCGCCTGTTTGATATCCAATTCCGATTCGTGGTGGATCTCCCAGGGGATATCGATGAGCCAATCGAGGTACGTTCTTATGACGCTGTATTCCGCTGAAGAAGGGTTGAGCATGCTGAAGCGGGATATCTCTTTTTCGATTTCTTCCGCAACGTAGTCAGGGTACTTCCTCCCCTCCATCTTTGCACGGAGCTTACCCACTTCCACAGCCATTTCACTATCCTCGCCCAGCTCCCTCCTAATGGCGTTGAGCTGTTCCCTCAGATAATGCTCCTTCTGCAGCTTTCCAATCTCCTTCTGCACTTCAAGATGGATTTTGCCTGAGAGCTCGAGTAGTTCGAGTTCCCTACCCTGGAAGAAGGAAAGTCTCCGCAGCTTTTCTTCAGCACTGTCGAGCTCCAGCACTTCCTGTTTCTCCCCCAGGGTGAGCTTGAGCATCGTGCCTACGAAATAGGCCAGTTTTATGGGCTCGTCGATATTAGTGGCTGCTATCTTCAGTTCATCCGGAGCCTGCGGCGTGAGATTAAGAATCTTCAGGTACTGGTCACTTACGGTCCGCATGAGCGCTTCAACATTTTTCGTGACTTCTTCATTCTCCTGAAGCACTTCGATCCTGGCGCGCGGAAAAGGCTCCTGCTGAGTGAACCCCATCCGCTTGATCTTTGTCAGCCCTTGCACAATAATGCGGATGCTTCCGTCCGGCAGTTTGAGGAGCTTATGAATTGTGGCTGCTGTTCCTATAGAAAAGATGTTTTGCTCTGATGACGTCTCATCCTTAACGGGAGCACCAAATATCCCTATAATACGGTCCTTTGACATGGCTTCGTCGACCGCAAGAGTAAAAGACTTCTCCGAGACTGCAAGCGGCAC is a window from the Syntrophorhabdales bacterium genome containing:
- the lon gene encoding endopeptidase La gives rise to the protein MDQELKGKDPEIPGELPVLTTAETIVYPYTVVPLAVSEKSFTLAVDEAMSKDRIIGIFGAPVKDETSSEQNIFSIGTAATIHKLLKLPDGSIRIIVQGLTKIKRMGFTQQEPFPRARIEVLQENEEVTKNVEALMRTVSDQYLKILNLTPQAPDELKIAATNIDEPIKLAYFVGTMLKLTLGEKQEVLELDSAEEKLRRLSFFQGRELELLELSGKIHLEVQKEIGKLQKEHYLREQLNAIRRELGEDSEMAVEVGKLRAKMEGRKYPDYVAEEIEKEISRFSMLNPSSAEYSVIRTYLDWLIDIPWEIHHESELDIKQARKILDEDHYDLKDVKERIIEYLAVLRIKPDIKAPLLCFAGPPGVGKTSLGKSIARAMGKKFIRISLGGIRDEAEIRGHRRTYVGAMPGRIIQGIRRCGSNNPVFMLDEVDKVGADFRGDPSSALLEVLDPEQNATFSDHYLEIPFDLSKVTFITTANVVDTIQPALRDRMEMIRLSGYTNEEKLRIAKEYLIPRQLKEHGLDASGIEFEENALLYLIDHYTREAGVRTLERQVAKVIRKMAVERLETKKAKKRIGVKEVREYLGPEAVFPEVALRASRPGVVTGLAWTEAGGDILFIEAAMMPGKKGLTLTGSLGEVMQESARAALSYIRSNAKKLDISDEFFDQHDFHLHVPQGAIPKDGPSAGVTMATALLSIIKNKRMRADVAMTGEITLTGVVLPVGGIKEKTLAAKRAGITTLIVPEKNKNDVAQIDKNLKAGLKFIYARDISQVFNHAFSYGTSSKHLKK